The sequence CATGACCGATAACGCGGGCCGGGTGTTGTTGATGTCCGCCGCTCATGGCAAAACTCCCATCAGATAGACAAAGGTGAAGACGCCGATCCAGACCACGTCCAGAAAGTGCCAGAACATCGACAGGCACATCAAGCGACGGCCGTTTTCCGGGGTCAGGCCGTGACGCTTGACCTGGAACATCAATGTGATCAGCCAGACGATGCCGAAGCTGACATGCAAGCCGTGGGTCGCCACCAGGGCGAAGAAGGAAGTCAGGAAGCCGCTGCGCTGCGGACCGTAGCCTTCGTGGATCAGGTGGGCGAATTCATACAGTTCGAAGCCGATGAAGCAGGCGCCAAGGATGCCGGTGACCGCCAGCCACGCCAGCGTTGCACCCTTGCGCTTGCGCTGCATTCCCAGCATCGCGAAACCGTAGGTGATCGAGGACAGCAGCAGCAGCGAGGTATTGATCGCTACCAGCGGCAGGTCGAACAGTTCGGCGCCGGTCGGGCCGCCTGCATAGTTGCGGCCCAATACCGCGTAAGTGGCGAACAGACAGGCGAAGATCAGGCAATCGCTCATCAGGTACAGCCAGAAACCCAGCAAGGTGCCGTTTTCCGGATGATGTTCGCGGACGTAGAAGCGCGCGCTCGGGTCAGCCGCGCCGTTGGTGTTCATTGTGATATCAGACATGGCTAGCCAGCAATCTTGTGCGTTCACCCTCGGTACGGACGACTTCGTCCGCCGAGATGTAGTAATCGCGGTTGTAGTTGAAAGTGTGGACGATGATGGCAGCCATCATCGCGGCAAAGCCGAGGCCGGCCACCAGCCACATGTGCCAGATCAGGGCAAAGCCGATCGCGGCGCTGAGCGCGGCGATGATGAAGCCGGCTGCCGTGTTCTTCGGCATGTGGATGGCGACGAAGTCTTTCAGCGGACGGGTATAACCGTTGGCCTTCATGTCGGTCCAGGCGTCGTTGTCATGCACCTTCGGCGTGAAGGCGAAGTTGTAGTCTGGCGGCGGCGACGAGGTCGACCATTCCAGCGTACGCGCATCCCATGGATCGCCGGTGGTGTCGCGCAGCGATTCGCGGCGGCGGAAGCTGACAAACAGCTGCACGATGAAGGACGCGATACCGAGCGCGATCAGGACCGCGCCGAAGGCAGCGATCTGGAACCAGATCTGCAGCGACGGATCTGCAAAGTGGCCCATGCGGCGGGTCACGCCCATCAGGCCCAGTACGTACAGCGGCATGAAGGCAAAATAGAAACCGATGGTCCAGAACCAGAAGCAGCACTTGCCCCAGAAGTCGTCGAGCTTGAAGCCGAAGGCTTTCGGGAACCAGAAGTTGATGCCGGCGAACATGCCGAACAAGACGCCGCCGATGATCACGTTATGGAAGTGGGCGATCAGGAACAGGCTGTTATGCAGCACGAAGTCAGCTGGCGGTACGGCCAGCAGCACGCCGGTCATGCCGCCGATGGTGAAGGTGACCATGAAGCCGATGGTCCACAGCATAGGCAGCTCGAAGCGGATGCGGCCGCGGTACATGGTGAACAGCCAGTTGAAGATCTTGGCGCCGGTCGGGATCGAAATGATCATCGTCGTGATGCCGAAGAACGAGTTGACGCTGGCCCCCGAACCCATGGTGAAGAAGTGATGCAGCCACACCAGGTAAGACAGGATGGTGATCACCACGGTGGCGTACACCATCGAGGTGTAGCCGAACAGGCGCTTGCTGCTGAATGTGGAGACCACTTCGGAGAAGATGCCGAAAGCCGGCAGGATCAGGATGTAGACTTCAGGATGGCCCCAGATCCAGATCAGGTTGACATACATCATGGCGTTGCCGCCCATGTCGTTGGTGAAGAAGTTGGTGCCGAAGATACGGTCCAGCGACAGCATGCCCAGCACCGCGGTCAGGACCGGGAAGGCAGCGACGATCAGGACGTTGGTGCACAAGGCAGTCCAGGTAAACACCGGCATCTTCATCATGTTCATGCCAGGCGCGCGCATCTTGACGATGGTGGCGATCAGGTTGATGCCGGACAGTAGCGTCCCTACCCCGGCAATCTGCAGGGCCCATATATAGTAGTCGACCCCCACATCCGGACTGGCAAGGATGCCTGACAGCGGCGGATACGCCAGCCAGCCGGTACGCGCGAATTCGCCGACGAACAGCGACGCCATCACCAGCATGCCGCCGAAGGTGGTCATCCAGAAGCTGAAGTTATTGAGGAAAGGGAAAGCAACGTCGCGCGCGCCGATCTGCAGCGGCACCACGTAGTTCATCAAACCGGTCACGAGCGGCATGGCGACGAAGAAAATCATGATGACGCCGTGCGCCGTGAAAATCTGATCGTAGTGGTGCGGCGGCAGGAAGCCTTCCGAACCGCCGAAAGCAAACGCCTGCTGGGCGCGCATCATCAGGGCGTCGGCAAAGCCGCGCAGCAGCATGACCAGGCCGAGCACCACGTACATGATGCCGATTTTCTTGTGGTCGATGCTGGTGAACCAGTCGCGCCACAAGGTGCCCCAGACCTTGTAATAGGTCAGCGCGCCAAGCACTGCGGCGCCGCCGAGGGCGACCATGATGAAGGTCGCGATAAGAATCGGTTCGTGATAGGGAATCGCTTCCCAGGTGAGACGGCCGAAGATCAGCTTCGTCAGATCGATATGGTCTAGCATCGTTACTTTCCGGTGAAAAAGGGAAACGTGGCGCCCGACAGCGCGCCACTGCTTGCAGAGCGGAGCGCTGCTTGCCAGTGTTGCATTACTTCCATTGCTTGCATGGGTTGCCGGCCTGGCTGCATGTGCAGGCCCTTACTCATGAGCTTGTTCCATCTTGTGGCCGCTCATCATCTGGTCCATGCACATCTGGCCCGGTTCGATGCAGCGGTTGAGGATGGCGTGGTACAGATCCTTGTCGACCGAGCCGTAGTAACGCACAGGCTCTTTTTCGCTAGGCTTTTCCAGCTGCAGGTAGTCAGGACGATTCAGATGAGCGCCGGCTGTCTTGCGCGCCGCCACCCATTGATCGAAATTTTCCTGGCTCAAGCCGTGGAACTTGAAGCGCATGTCCGAGAAGCCGGCGCCGCTGTAGTTGGCCGAGAAGCCCTCAAACTCGCCCGGACGGTTGATCACCGCGTTGAGCGAAGTCTGCATGCCCGGCATGGCATAGATCTGGCCGGCCAGCGCCGGGATGAAGAAGGAATTCATGATCGTCGACGAGGTGATCTTGAAATGGATCGGCACATCGACCGGCGCCGCCAGTTCATTGACGGTGGCGATGCCTTGTTCCGGGTAGATGAACAGCCACTTCCAGTCCAGCGCCACCACTTCGACCGTCAGGGTCTTGGTGTCGGCCGGAATCGGCCGGTCGGCATCCAGGCGCGACAGCGGCCGATACGGATCCAGGGTATGAGTGCTGATCCAGGTCAGCAGGCCGAGGGCGATGATGATCAGCAGGGGCGCGCCCCAGATCACCAGTTCGAGTTGCGTGGAATGGTCCCAGTCCGGCTCGTAGCGCGCGGCAGTATTGTTTTTCCGGTAGCGCCAGGCAAACCAGATGGTCAATGCGATCACCGGAACGATGACCAGCAGCATCAGGAGAGTGGAGACGACGATCAGGCGTCCCTGCTGAGAGGCGATATCGCCGGACGGATTCATGACGACGGTGTTGCAGCCAGCCAGAAGGGCGACGGACAGGACGGGCAGCAGAAGCAATCCGCGACGAGAAATTAGGGAAACCATGGAGTAAAAGTCCAGTCGAAGCTATCAGATCGTGGTACTGTACACTGACTGGTGCGCGTTGGCGATTGGACGTTTTGTCCTACCCTTGCCAGTGTAGTATTTTGCATGTAATCGTATGTAATGAAGCGTCAGATTATGTGCGAAACGCCACACTAAGCGTCGGGTAGGGTCGCCATGCCAGCAGGCAAGGCCATAATTAGTAAAGACCTAAACCTACTAGAGACAAAATTATGATGACCAGCTCCCATAGCCATAATGGCGATCTTTCCGCTAATCTCTCGTCGCATGCGTCTGCCGCAGACGTCCGCAGTGCCAAATCCGACCACCCTGAAGTAGCCCCGGGCGAAATCGCCATCGGCGTGGTGATCGGGCGCGCCTCGGAGTATTTCGACTTTTTTGTGTATGCGATGGCCTCGGTCCTGGTGTTTCCGGCGGTTTTCTTTCCGTTTGAACAACAATTGGAAGGCACACTGTACGCCTTCGTGATCTTTTCCTTCGCCTTCCTCGCCCGCCCCTTCGGCACGATTGCCTTCATGGCCATCCAGCGCCGTTTCGGCCGCGAGGTCAAGCTGACCGCCGCACTCTTCATACTGGGCATTTCCACCGCCGGCATGGCCTTCCTGCCGACTTATGAACATCTCGGCTTCTACTCGATCATTTTGCTGTCGCTGCTGCGCATCGGCCAGGGCGTCGCCCTCGGCGGTTCCTGGGACGGCTTGCCGTCGCTGCTGGCGCTGAATGCGCCGCAAAACAAGCGCGGCTGGTACGCCATGCTGGGCCAGCTGGGCGCACCGATGGGTTTCATGATCGCCGGCGCCTTGTTCGCCTACCTGCTGGGCAACCTGACCACGGAAGACTTCCTCGACTGGGGCTGGCGCTATCCGTTCTATGTCGCCTTCGCCATCAACGTGGTGGCGCTGTTTGCCCGCCTGCGCCTGGTGTCGACGCCGGAATACGCCCGCCTGCTGGATGAGCGCGAACTGGAGCCGACCAAGGTCATCGAAATGACCCGCTCGCAAGGCCGCAACCTGCTGATCGGTGCCCTCGCCGCGCTCGCCAGCTATGCGCTGTTCCATCTGGTGACGGTCTTTCCGCTGTCATGGATCAGCCTGTATTCGATGCGCTCGGTGCATGATTTCCTGATCATCCAAGTGATAGGCGCCGCCCTGATGGCGGTCGGCGTGGTCGCTTCGGGGCTGATTGCCGACCGCCTCGGCCGCCGCACCACACTTGGCAGCTGCGCGATCCTGATTGCGATACTCAGCGCCTTCGTGCCGACGCTGATGAACGGCGGCGAGCTGGGCCAGAATATCTTCATCCTGTTGGGCTTCAGCTTGCTGGGCTTGTCTTACGGCCAGGCGGCGGGCGCGGTTACCGCCAACTTCCCGTCCAAGTACCGCTATACCGGCGCCGCGCTGACTTCCGATTTGTCATGGCTGGTCGGCGCAGGTTTCGCGCCGCTGGTGGCGCTCGGCCTGTCCGCCCACTTCGGCCTGGCGTATGTCAGCTTCTACCTGCTGTCGGGCGCGGCCTGCTCGCTGGCGGCGCTCAGCCTGAACCGCGCGCTGGAGATACGCGACTAAACGACTGATCCGCTGTGCACGACGCGCCCCGCCGTGCCGGCCAGCTACGTGCAAACTAATCCTCGGTCCGCCAGCCGCTGCGGCCGAGGTATCCCTCTTCCAGTCCGACATCGGAAAAATCGAAGTCATCATTGCAGTTGGGGACCGAACCCAGCGTTCGCGTCAGATAACTGCCACCCACAAACACGCCGACTCCGGCGCCTACCAGTAGAAAAATCATCATCGCACCCTCAGTTTCGCACGATAGTGCGAATTTAGATTAAAAAAAACCGCGCCATCTCCGCTACGCGCCCTGATAGTTAAAGCTTCGGTAAGTGGAAATCAAACGGCTATAGGCGTTATGCACGCGCTGCACCGCGCCGTTATCGCGCATGAAACGGATATCGTGGGTCAGGCCGACGATCAGGCTGTAGATTTCAAAAATCAGCTGTTCCGGATCGCTGTCCGGCCGCAGATGCCCTACTTCGATGGCCTGGATGATGGTGCGCCGCATGGTGGCGCGCCAGCGGATGACGCCGCGCTGGAGGCGATCGCGCAACGGGCCGTCGATGTCGTCGTATTCAAAGGCGCCGGCGATATACAGGCAGCCGGCAACTTCGCGCGGATCGCTGGCGCGGCCTATCCAGGCCTTCACCTGGGAGCTCAGGCGCGGCAAGCCGCGCGGCAAGGCCATGGACGGCAGGAAGACTTCGGCGCTGAAGCGGCGGTCAAATTCCTCCAGCGCCGCTTCTTGCAGCGCTTCCAGCGAGCCGACCCGCGAAAACACCCCGCTTTTGCTGATATCCAGCTGTTTTGCCACTTCTCCCAGCGACAGCTTGCCTATCCCCTCCGCCGCAGCGATGGCTAGGGAGGCATTGACGATCGCGGCGTAGGTAAGTTCGCTTTTGCTGGTTTGGCTCATGGCGTCTGCATATTAGCACACTCATGCGAAATGGAAAGCAACCGGCCGCAGCATCCGGCTTGACTAAGGCAAGCTGCCATCGACCAGCCGCAGCCAGTGCTGGTCGGAATCCCCCTCTGCAGCAACGGCGGCCGTCATGCCAGAGCGGTACTTGCTTCTCAGATTGCGCTGCTTGCCGTAGGCGCAGATTTTTTCTATTACGGCACGCAATTCGTCGTCTGCATGCAAATCTGCCAACAGCTCGTCCCACAGATTCGCGGCATTCCAGCGCCTGAAATGCACATACACCGTATTCCATTTGCCGAACCTGGCCGGCAGCTCGTGCCAGCTGCGCTCGCTGCCGATCAGCCACAACAGCGCTTCGATGAACTGACGGTTATTTTTCGCACGTGTCTCCGAGTATCCGCTCTTTGCCGACAGCAGTTGCTCCAGTCGTCGCCATTGGTCGTCCTGAAGAATCATGATGTCCTCGTAGATTTATCGCCGGGAGAATTGACGATGCGGACCGTGCTGCAAACCGGCTGGCCCCGACAGCGTCGCCAGATTGGCTGTCTTGTTGCTTAAAAGCGGAGGTCACCTGCGATCAGCACAAGCTGCGCGGCCTCCTTTAGGCGCAAATTCTACATAGTTGCTTGATAATATATTGTTAATAATTGTTAATTTAGAATCGCTGCCGCCGTGTTGATGCAGGCATGACAAATTTGTCATGCCCGTGTCATCAGATCGTTTGAGGTCGACGCCTAGACTGTTTCTCAGCGATGGCAGAAACGCTGTCGCCACCTCTCAACTTTTCAGGAAACGATCATGCGTACCGTAAAAACGATTTTCACAGTCTTGGCCTTCGGCGCCGCCGCTTCAGCTTTCGCAGAAGCACCCTATCCGCCTGAACAGGCTTTCGTTTCGACCCTGACCCGGGCGCAAGTGACACAGGAGGTCGCCAAGGCCGAGGCGCAGGGAACGCTGCTGCAAAGCGACACCAGCTATCCAGTCATCGCGACGCCGGCTGCGCAAGAACAGAAGCCGATGATGGCGCAAATGCACGAACATGCACAGCACGATGGCGGCGCCTCGATCTATGCCGGCGCATGAGATTGACCGCTGTCGCGCCGGCCGCAAGCTCAGCGCTTGCGCGCCAGCGTCAGGCCATCGCCGACCGGCAGCATCGACAAGTCGATGCGCTCGTCGCTGTGCAGTTTCAGGTTAAGCGCCTGCAAGGCAGCCGTATCGGCATCCTCTGCCGGGGCCGCTACGCTGCCGTCCCATAACACGTTGTCGATGGCGATCAGGCCGCCGCGCCGCAGCAGCTGCAGGCAGCGTTCGTAGTAGCCGTCGTAGGCGCTTTTATCGGCATCGATAAAGGCGAAATCGTATTGCCCCGCTGCGCCGGCTGCCAGCCGGGCGTCTAGCGTCGCCAGCGCCGGCGCCAGCTGCAGATCGATCTTGTGCGCGACCTTGGCCTGCTCCCAGTACGGACGCGCGATGCGCGTGTATTCGTCGCTGATATCGCAGGCCAGGATCTGGCCGTCCTCCGGCAGGGCCAGCGCCACCGTCAGCGCGCTATAGCCCGTGAAAACCCCTACCTCTATAGTCTTGCGCGCACCCATCAGACGCACCAGCAGCGCCATGAACTGCCCTTGTTCGGGCGAGATCTGCATGCCGCCGCGGGCATGGCTGCGGGTCGCTGCGCGCAATGCGGTCTGCGCCGGATGTTCGCGCAGAGAATGGCTGAGCAGATAGTCATACAGCGTATCGTCAATATTAAGCGTGCGGCTGGACATGGCTTGGTTTTCCTTTTATGCGGGGAGCCAATTTACCACGCCAGCCGGGACCCGGCTGGCGTGCGTCAGACTCAAGCTCATCCAAGAAAAACCTTCCCTGTTGGATAGCGGATACGATCCTCCCTACCACGCGCTAGCGCCATGCCAAGCGTGAGGGGGCCGATGCGACCGAGGAACATCATGACGATGATAATGACGCGACCCATGTCGTTGAGTGTAGCGGTCATGTTTCTGGACAAACCGACGGTGCCTAAGGCGGAAACGGT comes from Collimonas pratensis and encodes:
- the cyoC gene encoding cytochrome o ubiquinol oxidase subunit III, which translates into the protein MSDITMNTNGAADPSARFYVREHHPENGTLLGFWLYLMSDCLIFACLFATYAVLGRNYAGGPTGAELFDLPLVAINTSLLLLSSITYGFAMLGMQRKRKGATLAWLAVTGILGACFIGFELYEFAHLIHEGYGPQRSGFLTSFFALVATHGLHVSFGIVWLITLMFQVKRHGLTPENGRRLMCLSMFWHFLDVVWIGVFTFVYLMGVLP
- the cyoB gene encoding cytochrome o ubiquinol oxidase subunit I; the protein is MLDHIDLTKLIFGRLTWEAIPYHEPILIATFIMVALGGAAVLGALTYYKVWGTLWRDWFTSIDHKKIGIMYVVLGLVMLLRGFADALMMRAQQAFAFGGSEGFLPPHHYDQIFTAHGVIMIFFVAMPLVTGLMNYVVPLQIGARDVAFPFLNNFSFWMTTFGGMLVMASLFVGEFARTGWLAYPPLSGILASPDVGVDYYIWALQIAGVGTLLSGINLIATIVKMRAPGMNMMKMPVFTWTALCTNVLIVAAFPVLTAVLGMLSLDRIFGTNFFTNDMGGNAMMYVNLIWIWGHPEVYILILPAFGIFSEVVSTFSSKRLFGYTSMVYATVVITILSYLVWLHHFFTMGSGASVNSFFGITTMIISIPTGAKIFNWLFTMYRGRIRFELPMLWTIGFMVTFTIGGMTGVLLAVPPADFVLHNSLFLIAHFHNVIIGGVLFGMFAGINFWFPKAFGFKLDDFWGKCCFWFWTIGFYFAFMPLYVLGLMGVTRRMGHFADPSLQIWFQIAAFGAVLIALGIASFIVQLFVSFRRRESLRDTTGDPWDARTLEWSTSSPPPDYNFAFTPKVHDNDAWTDMKANGYTRPLKDFVAIHMPKNTAAGFIIAALSAAIGFALIWHMWLVAGLGFAAMMAAIIVHTFNYNRDYYISADEVVRTEGERTRLLASHV
- the cyoA gene encoding ubiquinol oxidase subunit II, translated to MVSLISRRGLLLLPVLSVALLAGCNTVVMNPSGDIASQQGRLIVVSTLLMLLVIVPVIALTIWFAWRYRKNNTAARYEPDWDHSTQLELVIWGAPLLIIIALGLLTWISTHTLDPYRPLSRLDADRPIPADTKTLTVEVVALDWKWLFIYPEQGIATVNELAAPVDVPIHFKITSSTIMNSFFIPALAGQIYAMPGMQTSLNAVINRPGEFEGFSANYSGAGFSDMRFKFHGLSQENFDQWVAARKTAGAHLNRPDYLQLEKPSEKEPVRYYGSVDKDLYHAILNRCIEPGQMCMDQMMSGHKMEQAHE
- a CDS encoding MFS transporter, whose protein sequence is MTSSHSHNGDLSANLSSHASAADVRSAKSDHPEVAPGEIAIGVVIGRASEYFDFFVYAMASVLVFPAVFFPFEQQLEGTLYAFVIFSFAFLARPFGTIAFMAIQRRFGREVKLTAALFILGISTAGMAFLPTYEHLGFYSIILLSLLRIGQGVALGGSWDGLPSLLALNAPQNKRGWYAMLGQLGAPMGFMIAGALFAYLLGNLTTEDFLDWGWRYPFYVAFAINVVALFARLRLVSTPEYARLLDERELEPTKVIEMTRSQGRNLLIGALAALASYALFHLVTVFPLSWISLYSMRSVHDFLIIQVIGAALMAVGVVASGLIADRLGRRTTLGSCAILIAILSAFVPTLMNGGELGQNIFILLGFSLLGLSYGQAAGAVTANFPSKYRYTGAALTSDLSWLVGAGFAPLVALGLSAHFGLAYVSFYLLSGAACSLAALSLNRALEIRD
- a CDS encoding TetR/AcrR family transcriptional regulator, giving the protein MSQTSKSELTYAAIVNASLAIAAAEGIGKLSLGEVAKQLDISKSGVFSRVGSLEALQEAALEEFDRRFSAEVFLPSMALPRGLPRLSSQVKAWIGRASDPREVAGCLYIAGAFEYDDIDGPLRDRLQRGVIRWRATMRRTIIQAIEVGHLRPDSDPEQLIFEIYSLIVGLTHDIRFMRDNGAVQRVHNAYSRLISTYRSFNYQGA
- a CDS encoding transposase, encoding MILQDDQWRRLEQLLSAKSGYSETRAKNNRQFIEALLWLIGSERSWHELPARFGKWNTVYVHFRRWNAANLWDELLADLHADDELRAVIEKICAYGKQRNLRSKYRSGMTAAVAAEGDSDQHWLRLVDGSLP
- a CDS encoding DUF4148 domain-containing protein, whose product is MRTVKTIFTVLAFGAAASAFAEAPYPPEQAFVSTLTRAQVTQEVAKAEAQGTLLQSDTSYPVIATPAAQEQKPMMAQMHEHAQHDGGASIYAGA
- a CDS encoding class I SAM-dependent methyltransferase encodes the protein MSSRTLNIDDTLYDYLLSHSLREHPAQTALRAATRSHARGGMQISPEQGQFMALLVRLMGARKTIEVGVFTGYSALTVALALPEDGQILACDISDEYTRIARPYWEQAKVAHKIDLQLAPALATLDARLAAGAAGQYDFAFIDADKSAYDGYYERCLQLLRRGGLIAIDNVLWDGSVAAPAEDADTAALQALNLKLHSDERIDLSMLPVGDGLTLARKR